The following proteins are encoded in a genomic region of Methylobacterium tardum:
- a CDS encoding beta-ribofuranosylaminobenzene 5'-phosphate synthase family protein codes for MGEVPERNEMTADGAVRVEAPARLHFGFLDLHGGLGRRFGSIGLAIDAPSLALTARRAARPTVTGPEADRVRGYVEAAAAHLGRGGDIAINVERVIPAHAGFGSGTQLALAVAAAMARLNGEPFAADAFAATLDRGNRSGVGLCAFTEGGLIVDGGRGADGGPPPVIARLPYPEAWRVVLILDPRMAGVHGTREVEAFRDLPRFPETQAAEICRIALMQILPAVALAEPQGFGAGITRIQTLIGDHFAPHQGGRYASAAVAEALATVAAQGIAGYGQSSWGPTGFALVPSEAEARALVASLDRGGPLRFVIARGRNNGASVTGPA; via the coding sequence TTGGGCGAGGTCCCCGAACGGAACGAGATGACGGCGGACGGCGCCGTGCGGGTCGAGGCGCCGGCACGGCTGCATTTCGGGTTCCTGGACCTGCATGGTGGGCTTGGCCGCCGCTTCGGCAGCATCGGCCTCGCCATCGACGCGCCGTCCCTGGCCCTGACTGCCCGCCGGGCGGCTCGGCCCACCGTCACGGGCCCCGAGGCTGACCGCGTGCGCGGCTACGTCGAGGCCGCAGCCGCCCATCTCGGGCGCGGCGGGGACATCGCCATCAATGTCGAGCGGGTGATCCCGGCCCATGCCGGGTTCGGCTCGGGCACGCAGCTCGCCCTCGCGGTGGCGGCCGCGATGGCGCGCCTGAACGGCGAGCCCTTCGCGGCGGATGCCTTCGCGGCGACTTTGGACCGGGGCAACCGCTCCGGTGTCGGCCTCTGCGCCTTCACGGAGGGCGGCCTGATCGTCGATGGCGGCCGCGGCGCGGATGGCGGCCCGCCGCCGGTCATCGCGCGCCTGCCCTATCCCGAAGCCTGGCGAGTCGTCCTGATCCTCGATCCGAGAATGGCCGGCGTGCACGGGACGCGCGAGGTCGAGGCGTTCCGCGACCTGCCGCGCTTCCCCGAGACGCAGGCGGCCGAGATCTGCCGGATCGCGCTGATGCAGATCCTGCCCGCCGTCGCCCTAGCGGAGCCGCAGGGCTTCGGCGCCGGCATCACCCGGATCCAGACGCTGATCGGCGACCATTTCGCGCCACATCAGGGCGGCCGCTACGCCAGCGCCGCGGTCGCGGAGGCGCTGGCCACCGTCGCGGCGCAGGGCATCGCGGGCTACGGCCAGTCCTCCTGGGGTCCGACCGGCTTCGCGCTGGTGCCCTCCGAGGCCGAGGCCCGCGCCCTGGTGGCCAGCCTCGACCGGGGCGGCCCCCTCCGGTTCGTCATCGCCCGTGGCCGCAACAATGGCGCTTCGGTAACCGGTCCGGCGTGA
- a CDS encoding response regulator transcription factor produces MTRILIAEDDVDIRGLLARGLEAEGFEVGTAACVDEALKAAHDPAPGAVLLDINLPDGSGHDVCRSLREGGFPGAILFLSARDEIRDRAEGLALGADDYIIKPFEFDELVARLRTHLMRREQAEAPRSRITAGKLMLDLDTRQASCGEASARLTPREADLLAMLMESIGKPVSRADIFDRLWASQGGLSLNVVDVYIGYLRSKMADFVRYGGPSLVTVRGKGFMLELRGPDFRQ; encoded by the coding sequence ATGACGCGGATTCTGATCGCCGAGGACGACGTCGACATCCGCGGGCTCCTGGCCCGTGGATTGGAGGCCGAAGGGTTCGAGGTCGGGACCGCGGCCTGCGTGGACGAGGCGCTCAAGGCCGCGCATGATCCCGCGCCCGGCGCCGTGCTCCTCGATATCAACCTGCCGGACGGATCCGGCCACGACGTGTGCCGGTCCCTGCGCGAGGGCGGCTTCCCCGGAGCGATCCTGTTCCTCTCCGCCCGCGACGAGATCCGCGACCGGGCCGAGGGGCTGGCCCTCGGTGCCGACGACTACATCATCAAGCCGTTCGAGTTCGACGAGCTGGTGGCAAGGCTCCGCACGCATCTCATGCGCCGTGAACAGGCGGAGGCGCCGCGCTCGCGCATCACGGCCGGCAAGCTGATGCTCGACCTCGACACCCGGCAGGCGAGCTGCGGTGAGGCCAGCGCGCGCCTCACACCCCGCGAGGCCGACCTCCTCGCCATGCTGATGGAGAGCATCGGCAAGCCGGTTTCCCGGGCCGACATTTTCGACCGGCTCTGGGCGAGCCAGGGCGGCCTCTCCCTGAACGTGGTCGACGTCTATATCGGCTATCTGCGCTCGAAGATGGCCGATTTCGTCCGCTATGGCGGGCCAAGTCTGGTCACGGTGCGCGGCAAAGGGTTCATGCTCGAGTTGCGCGGACCCGACTTCCGTCAGTGA
- a CDS encoding formylmethanofuran dehydrogenase subunit A translates to MLSVIRGGRVVDPTASRDSMGDVWIEDGRVIDPPGREPDAVIDAAGCVVMAGGVEVHSHIAGGNVITSRLLLPDLYVSEAAPDGHPFAHAGGAAAWIGSTYARMGYTTAVEPAMPPTHALGTQLELADIPLLDRGALTVMGNDDQLLQLLRERQGGNAVRDLVALSVAQSRGLGVKCINAGGASAFKDGALRLSLDDEIPCYGLSTRQIMGSLLDAVEEIGVPHPLHVHCNNLGLPGADDSFMATLDAAEGRRIHFAHAQFYAYGAVDPANPGTGGFRSAAERIAQAITDNPNATLDIGQVVFGQTVTVSLDILRQFAGRKGAKPKKWVLNAGDAEGGGVVPFLYRPRGPTSSLQWAIGLEIMLLSTDPERTILTTDHPNGGPFTQYPRIIHLLMDKSERDREIATLPGVVGERSSLPGLEREYTLSEIAQLTRSGPAKLLGLADRGHLRAGARADVAVYRDDANRTAMFTAAKLVLKDGVPIVEDGEVVEWRAGRTLSLTVESDKAMAKRADTYLTERFGEGLDSFAVPDAAFGEGTENFEAVPCRV, encoded by the coding sequence ATGCTGAGCGTGATCCGGGGCGGGCGCGTCGTCGATCCGACCGCGTCCCGCGATTCCATGGGCGACGTCTGGATCGAGGACGGCCGCGTCATCGATCCGCCGGGCCGCGAGCCCGACGCGGTGATCGACGCCGCGGGCTGCGTGGTCATGGCGGGCGGCGTCGAGGTGCACTCGCACATCGCCGGCGGCAACGTGATCACCTCGCGGCTGCTCCTGCCCGACCTCTACGTCAGTGAGGCGGCGCCCGACGGCCACCCCTTCGCCCACGCGGGCGGGGCGGCGGCCTGGATCGGCTCGACCTACGCGCGGATGGGCTACACCACGGCCGTCGAGCCGGCGATGCCGCCGACCCACGCGCTGGGCACCCAGCTCGAGCTCGCCGACATCCCGCTGCTCGACCGCGGCGCGCTGACCGTGATGGGCAACGACGACCAACTCCTGCAGCTGCTACGCGAGCGCCAGGGCGGCAACGCCGTGCGCGACCTCGTCGCCCTGTCGGTCGCCCAGTCGCGCGGGCTCGGGGTGAAGTGCATCAATGCCGGCGGCGCCTCCGCCTTCAAGGACGGGGCCCTGCGCCTGTCCCTCGACGACGAGATCCCCTGTTACGGGCTCTCGACCCGGCAGATCATGGGCTCGCTCCTCGACGCGGTCGAGGAGATCGGCGTTCCGCACCCGCTGCACGTCCACTGCAACAACCTCGGCCTGCCCGGGGCCGACGACAGCTTCATGGCGACGCTGGACGCGGCGGAGGGGCGGCGCATCCACTTCGCCCACGCGCAGTTCTACGCCTACGGCGCGGTCGACCCGGCCAATCCCGGCACCGGCGGCTTCCGCTCGGCCGCCGAGCGGATCGCGCAGGCGATCACCGACAACCCGAACGCCACCCTCGATATCGGGCAGGTCGTGTTCGGCCAGACCGTGACCGTGTCGCTCGACATCCTCCGCCAGTTCGCCGGCCGGAAGGGCGCCAAGCCGAAGAAGTGGGTCCTGAACGCGGGCGACGCCGAGGGCGGCGGCGTGGTGCCGTTCCTGTACCGGCCCCGGGGTCCGACCAGCTCGCTGCAATGGGCGATCGGCCTGGAGATCATGCTGCTCTCCACCGATCCGGAGCGGACGATCCTGACCACCGATCACCCGAACGGCGGCCCGTTCACCCAGTACCCGCGCATCATCCACCTGCTGATGGACAAGTCGGAGCGCGACCGCGAGATCGCGACGTTGCCGGGCGTGGTCGGCGAACGCTCGAGCCTTCCGGGGCTGGAGCGCGAGTACACGCTCTCGGAGATCGCGCAGCTGACCCGGTCCGGACCCGCGAAGCTCCTCGGCCTCGCCGACCGCGGCCACCTGCGGGCCGGCGCCCGGGCCGACGTCGCCGTCTACCGCGACGACGCGAACCGCACCGCGATGTTCACCGCCGCCAAGCTCGTCCTGAAGGACGGCGTGCCGATCGTCGAGGACGGCGAGGTCGTGGAGTGGCGCGCGGGCCGCACGCTGTCGCTGACCGTGGAGTCCGACAAGGCCATGGCGAAGCGCGCCGACACCTACCTCACGGAACGCTTCGGCGAGGGTCTCGACAGCTTCGCCGTGCCCGACGCGGCCTTCGGCGAGGGGACGGAGAATTTCGAGGCGGTGCCATGCCGGGTGTGA
- a CDS encoding sensor histidine kinase encodes MRSLKVRFALLLGGTAIVVVLAAAAALAAIGAAERTVDRTLEAQRRLELLAELSGRLTQFGLAAVETVGNPDNQPEAMAIARDNADRALATVDEALARSFPPSDDPADRMQYAARTRPMAQLRAARAVLDRQVALISRQTDPERRQDAIKGALNGFGAMTGQPLSFLIEAERRSMALGSEQARALSERLRVAAASAVAAALVLLAILYRGVTRPTLARIEEVRRAASAIGRGALDTRLSVATRDELGLLMTNVNRMAARLARRESRVAADRAALEDTVAARTADLRAANARLEAVDQSRRRFFADVSHELRTPLTVILGECDLALRSTSRGGDPGPVFATIKKRAQRLKLRVEDLLRVARSESGEIAFDKRPLGLALVLSEAVDNMASEAARRRVGLTLDPGTRDVECLADREWIRQTVESLIDNALRHAAGLSRVEVALAAEPGPVGRITVTDDGPGFDASEAELFERFRRGKSAGPDETGFGIGLALARWIVEQHGGTIRLGAGPDGRGARVSLDLPALDPAWDAQAAGHAAGGAQVKESAA; translated from the coding sequence ATGCGCTCGCTGAAGGTCCGCTTCGCGCTGCTGCTCGGTGGCACGGCCATCGTGGTGGTGTTGGCCGCGGCTGCGGCATTGGCGGCGATCGGGGCCGCGGAGCGGACAGTCGACCGGACCCTCGAGGCGCAGCGTCGTTTGGAGCTGCTGGCCGAATTGTCCGGCCGCCTCACCCAGTTCGGCCTCGCGGCCGTGGAGACCGTGGGCAATCCCGACAACCAGCCGGAGGCGATGGCGATCGCCCGCGACAATGCCGACCGGGCCCTGGCCACGGTCGATGAAGCCCTGGCCAGGAGTTTTCCGCCGAGCGATGATCCGGCCGACCGGATGCAGTACGCGGCGCGCACGCGCCCCATGGCGCAGCTGCGGGCCGCCCGCGCGGTCCTCGACCGGCAGGTGGCGCTGATCAGCCGCCAGACCGATCCGGAGCGGCGCCAGGACGCGATCAAGGGGGCGCTCAACGGGTTCGGCGCCATGACCGGCCAGCCGCTCTCGTTCCTGATCGAGGCTGAGCGGCGCAGCATGGCCTTGGGCTCCGAGCAGGCCCGGGCGCTCTCTGAGCGCCTGCGGGTCGCGGCGGCCTCGGCGGTGGCGGCTGCCCTGGTCCTGCTCGCGATTCTCTACCGTGGCGTCACCCGTCCGACGCTCGCGCGCATCGAGGAGGTGCGCCGGGCGGCGAGCGCCATCGGCCGCGGCGCCCTCGACACGCGGCTGTCCGTGGCGACTCGCGACGAGCTCGGCCTGCTGATGACCAACGTCAACCGCATGGCCGCCCGCCTCGCGCGGCGCGAGTCCCGGGTCGCGGCCGACCGGGCGGCGCTGGAAGACACCGTGGCGGCGCGTACTGCCGACCTGCGCGCCGCCAATGCCCGCCTGGAGGCCGTCGATCAGTCGCGGCGGCGCTTCTTCGCCGATGTCAGCCACGAGCTGCGCACGCCCCTGACGGTGATCCTCGGTGAGTGCGATCTCGCCCTTCGGAGCACGTCCCGCGGGGGCGACCCGGGACCGGTCTTCGCGACCATCAAGAAGCGGGCGCAGCGGCTGAAGCTGCGCGTCGAGGATCTGCTGCGCGTCGCCCGGTCGGAATCGGGCGAGATCGCGTTCGACAAGCGTCCCCTCGGGCTCGCCCTCGTCCTGTCGGAGGCGGTGGACAACATGGCGTCCGAGGCCGCGCGCCGCCGGGTCGGCCTGACGCTGGATCCCGGCACGCGCGACGTCGAGTGCCTCGCCGACCGGGAATGGATCCGCCAGACCGTCGAGAGCCTCATCGACAACGCGCTGCGCCACGCCGCCGGTTTGTCCCGGGTCGAGGTCGCGCTGGCGGCAGAACCCGGGCCGGTCGGACGGATCACCGTGACGGATGACGGACCCGGCTTCGACGCCTCGGAAGCCGAGCTGTTCGAGCGGTTCCGCCGGGGGAAGAGCGCCGGCCCGGACGAGACCGGTTTTGGCATCGGCCTCGCCCTGGCGCGCTGGATCGTCGAGCAGCACGGTGGCACGATCCGGCTCGGCGCCGGGCCGGACGGGCGCGGAGCTCGCGTCAGCCTGGATCTTCCGGCGCTCGATCCGGCATGGGATGCGCAGGCCGCCGGACACGCCGCCGGCGGCGCGCAGGTGAAGGAGTCGGCCGCATGA
- a CDS encoding NAD(P)-dependent methylenetetrahydromethanopterin dehydrogenase has translation MARSILHMLTPLRHMSPFDVNMAVDAGFETVVTYTEVSLADVVSLTQDSIFSRSPADGTRTGIFIGGKNAEDALDMVDRAKKAFVPPFVNHVFADPAGSFTTGAAMVAQVSRALRQKFNTDLTGKRIVIFGGAGVVAYVAAVIGALQGATTVLVGHDGEERVSKIAFTMKWRFGIEVGAVDGTTPDDRRAAIRDADVILSAGPAGIPILTAADLESAPKLLVASDVNAVPPAGIAGIDVNAVDVALPTGKGVGIGALAVGNVKYQTQRRLFDRMLASDTPLCLDFRDAYELAVEIAG, from the coding sequence ATGGCCCGCTCGATCCTCCACATGCTGACGCCGCTCCGGCACATGAGCCCGTTCGACGTGAACATGGCCGTGGATGCCGGCTTCGAGACGGTGGTGACCTACACCGAGGTCAGCCTCGCCGACGTGGTCTCGCTGACCCAGGATTCGATCTTCTCGCGGTCGCCGGCCGACGGGACGCGGACGGGCATCTTCATCGGCGGCAAGAACGCCGAGGACGCCCTCGACATGGTCGACCGCGCCAAGAAGGCCTTCGTGCCGCCCTTCGTGAACCACGTCTTCGCCGACCCGGCGGGCTCGTTCACCACCGGCGCCGCCATGGTGGCGCAGGTCTCCCGTGCCCTGCGGCAGAAGTTCAACACCGACCTCACGGGCAAGCGCATCGTGATCTTCGGCGGCGCAGGCGTCGTCGCCTACGTGGCCGCGGTGATCGGCGCCCTGCAGGGTGCCACCACTGTGCTGGTCGGCCATGATGGCGAGGAGCGCGTCTCGAAGATCGCCTTCACGATGAAGTGGCGCTTCGGCATCGAGGTCGGCGCCGTCGACGGCACGACGCCGGACGATCGCCGCGCCGCCATCCGCGACGCCGACGTCATCCTCTCCGCCGGGCCGGCGGGCATCCCGATCCTCACCGCGGCGGATCTGGAATCGGCGCCGAAACTCCTCGTCGCCTCGGACGTCAACGCCGTGCCGCCCGCCGGCATCGCGGGGATCGACGTCAATGCGGTCGACGTGGCCTTGCCGACCGGAAAGGGCGTCGGCATCGGCGCGCTGGCGGTCGGCAACGTGAAGTACCAGACGCAGCGGCGCCTGTTCGACCGGATGCTCGCCTCCGACACGCCGCTATGCCTCGACTTCCGCGACGCCTACGAACTCGCCGTGGAGATCGCCGGCTAG
- the fhcD gene encoding formylmethanofuran--tetrahydromethanopterin N-formyltransferase — protein sequence MSDLSLNGIPVADTFAEAFDVAGTAIIVTNDTAKWAMIAATTMTGFATSVIGCGAEAGIDAELSPEETPDGRPGVRILLFGFEPNGLKDQLIKRVGQCILTCPGTACYAGVDGPTKIKLGGAIRYFGDGFAVAKRLPDATGKARRYWRIPVMDGEFLCEDSVRAVDGAVGGGNLLFLGRNHAETLKVAEIAVEAAKAVPGAILPFPGGIVRSGSKVGGRTKGMMASTNDAYCPTLKGRAGSALPAECGVVLEIVIDALTSQGVSDSMRAGLHAATEIGGKHGLIAVTAGNYGGNLGRHHYHLRDLIARDDAKPEG from the coding sequence ATGTCTGACCTCTCCCTCAACGGCATCCCGGTCGCCGACACCTTCGCGGAGGCGTTCGACGTGGCCGGTACGGCCATCATCGTCACGAACGACACCGCCAAGTGGGCGATGATCGCCGCGACCACGATGACGGGCTTCGCCACCTCGGTGATCGGCTGCGGCGCCGAGGCCGGGATCGACGCCGAGCTGTCGCCCGAGGAGACGCCTGACGGGCGGCCGGGCGTGCGCATCCTGCTCTTCGGCTTCGAACCGAACGGCCTCAAGGACCAGCTGATCAAGCGCGTCGGCCAGTGCATCCTGACCTGCCCGGGCACCGCCTGCTACGCGGGCGTGGACGGGCCGACAAAGATCAAGCTCGGCGGCGCGATCCGCTACTTCGGCGACGGCTTCGCGGTGGCCAAGCGCCTGCCCGACGCCACCGGCAAGGCCCGGCGCTACTGGCGCATCCCGGTGATGGACGGCGAGTTCCTCTGCGAGGATTCGGTTCGGGCCGTCGACGGCGCAGTCGGCGGCGGCAACCTGCTGTTCCTCGGCCGGAACCACGCCGAGACGCTGAAGGTCGCCGAGATCGCCGTGGAGGCCGCCAAGGCGGTGCCGGGCGCGATCCTGCCGTTCCCGGGCGGCATCGTCCGCTCCGGCTCCAAGGTCGGCGGCCGGACCAAGGGCATGATGGCCTCGACCAACGACGCCTACTGCCCGACCCTGAAGGGCCGCGCCGGCTCGGCGCTCCCGGCGGAATGCGGCGTGGTGCTGGAGATCGTGATCGACGCCCTCACCTCGCAGGGTGTGTCCGACTCGATGCGCGCCGGCCTGCACGCCGCCACCGAGATCGGCGGCAAACACGGCCTGATCGCCGTCACGGCCGGCAATTACGGCGGCAATCTCGGCCGCCACCATTACCACCTGCGCGACCTCATCGCGCGCGACGACGCCAAGCCGGAGGGCTGA
- the pqqA gene encoding pyrroloquinoline quinone precursor peptide PqqA, translated as MKWAAPIVSEICVGMEVTSYESAEIDTFN; from the coding sequence ATGAAGTGGGCTGCCCCGATCGTGTCCGAGATCTGCGTCGGCATGGAAGTGACGAGCTACGAGTCGGCCGAGATCGACACCTTCAACTGA
- a CDS encoding formyltransferase — MAAWVKGGATDAGTAIEAAASLLAKARAPVIAGLSADVAAIRAAYDLAGRIGASVDTAGSAGTYAELGALSRVGALTSTPAEAVGRADVVLVVGAAPWQAPLLKRLIDDKPSRGRAAGSERALLAVGANATASLSWPAEGGLTEAVGVLRAHARGHLAGDDLPAQIAARLAAAQYGVLLYDAAELGEAGIEMLQGLAMELSETTRCFTLAVGGTGQDRAVVPVSAWLTGQAPRSGFGRRVPEHDPWRFDAARQVAAGEVDAVLWIGAVPVSRPDWLSNVPAVALVADGEAQVAEVVIAVGQPGRDHGGVLWNEQRAALTFWPASAPSDLPSAASVLGALKERLVTGPAASRSEPAC, encoded by the coding sequence ATGGCAGCCTGGGTGAAGGGCGGCGCGACGGACGCGGGCACCGCCATCGAGGCGGCCGCATCCCTGCTCGCCAAAGCGCGCGCGCCGGTGATCGCCGGCCTCAGCGCCGACGTGGCCGCGATCCGCGCGGCCTACGATCTCGCGGGGCGCATCGGCGCCTCCGTCGACACCGCCGGCTCGGCTGGCACCTACGCGGAACTCGGAGCGCTGAGCCGGGTCGGGGCGCTGACCTCGACGCCCGCCGAGGCAGTCGGGCGCGCCGACGTGGTGCTGGTGGTGGGCGCGGCCCCCTGGCAGGCGCCGCTCCTGAAGCGCTTGATCGACGACAAGCCCAGCCGCGGTCGCGCCGCCGGATCGGAGCGCGCCCTGCTGGCCGTCGGCGCCAACGCCACCGCGTCGCTGTCCTGGCCGGCCGAGGGCGGGCTGACCGAGGCGGTCGGCGTGCTGCGCGCCCACGCCCGCGGCCACCTCGCCGGTGATGACCTCCCCGCCCAGATCGCCGCCCGGCTCGCCGCCGCCCAGTACGGCGTCCTCCTCTACGACGCCGCCGAGCTCGGCGAGGCCGGCATCGAGATGCTGCAGGGCCTCGCCATGGAGCTCAGCGAGACCACGCGCTGCTTCACCCTCGCGGTCGGCGGCACCGGTCAGGACCGCGCGGTGGTACCGGTCTCGGCCTGGCTCACCGGGCAGGCGCCGCGCAGCGGCTTCGGGCGCCGCGTGCCCGAGCATGATCCCTGGCGCTTCGACGCCGCCCGCCAAGTCGCCGCCGGCGAGGTCGATGCCGTCCTCTGGATCGGCGCCGTCCCGGTTTCGCGCCCGGACTGGCTGTCGAACGTCCCGGCCGTCGCGCTGGTCGCCGACGGCGAGGCGCAGGTCGCCGAGGTGGTGATCGCCGTCGGCCAGCCCGGCCGCGACCATGGCGGCGTGTTGTGGAACGAGCAGCGCGCCGCGCTGACCTTCTGGCCGGCCTCAGCGCCGTCGGATCTGCCGTCGGCCGCGTCGGTGCTGGGCGCCCTCAAGGAGCGCCTGGTCACGGGCCCGGCCGCGTCGAGGAGTGAACCCGCATGCTGA
- the pqqB gene encoding pyrroloquinoline quinone biosynthesis protein PqqB, protein MRVVILGSAAGGGLPQWNCRCPICTLARSEPDRVRPRTQSSIAVSADGSDWLLINASPDIRQQLFDNPQMHPREGLRHSPIRAVLLTNGDVDHVAGLLTLREGQPYTLYATRGILDSVNANRVFDVMADGVVARQPIGMDQRFEPLPGLSVTLFPVPGKVPLWLEDETMEIGAETETTVGALIEAGGRRLAYIPGCARVTDGLRERIAGVDALLFDGTVLHDDDMIRAGVGTKTGWRMGHVPMRGDGGSIDALAGVEIGRRIFVHINNTNPVLVEDSAERADVEKAGWTVAHDGLSLSL, encoded by the coding sequence ATGCGCGTCGTGATCCTCGGTTCCGCGGCCGGCGGCGGCCTTCCTCAGTGGAATTGCCGCTGCCCCATCTGCACGCTGGCACGGTCCGAGCCGGACCGGGTGCGGCCCCGGACCCAGTCGAGCATCGCGGTTTCCGCGGACGGGTCGGATTGGCTGCTGATCAACGCCTCGCCGGACATCCGGCAACAGCTCTTCGACAATCCCCAGATGCACCCGCGCGAGGGCCTGCGCCATTCGCCGATCCGCGCCGTGCTCCTGACGAACGGGGACGTCGACCACGTGGCGGGCCTGCTGACCCTCCGCGAAGGTCAGCCCTACACACTTTACGCGACCCGCGGCATTCTCGATTCGGTCAACGCCAACCGCGTTTTCGACGTGATGGCGGACGGCGTGGTCGCCCGACAGCCGATCGGCATGGATCAGCGCTTCGAGCCTCTTCCCGGCCTGTCCGTGACCCTGTTCCCCGTCCCCGGCAAGGTGCCGCTCTGGCTGGAGGACGAGACGATGGAGATCGGCGCCGAGACCGAGACGACGGTCGGCGCGCTGATCGAGGCCGGCGGCCGGCGCCTCGCCTACATCCCGGGTTGCGCCCGCGTCACCGACGGGTTGCGGGAGCGGATCGCCGGCGTCGACGCGCTGCTCTTCGACGGGACCGTCCTGCATGACGACGACATGATCCGCGCCGGGGTCGGGACGAAGACCGGCTGGCGCATGGGGCACGTTCCCATGCGCGGCGACGGCGGCTCGATCGACGCCCTCGCGGGCGTGGAGATCGGACGCCGCATCTTCGTCCACATCAACAACACCAACCCGGTGCTGGTCGAAGACTCGGCCGAGCGGGCGGATGTCGAGAAGGCCGGGTGGACGGTAGCCCATGACGGGCTGAGCCTGTCGCTTTAG
- a CDS encoding formylmethanofuran dehydrogenase subunit C, which produces MSTLTLRAAPPERLDFLAINPLALSGLSQSEAERLEVGTSRTGVRLGDCFAVSLDGSKTLTIDGGHERLDRVGASLSEGTIRVVGDVGQRLGAGMVGGSLTVIGNAGPYAASGATGGTITIEGDAGDYAGGAVYAAKAGLDGATLVIRGSAGAHLGDRMRRGTIVAGRAGAFAGSRMIAGTLAALAVGDHPGLGMRRGTLVLGSHGRMAATFVETGTHDLVFLRLLATALRGVSAEHADLLGKPLRRYSGDLATIAKGEIWVAA; this is translated from the coding sequence GTGAGCACCCTCACCCTGCGCGCGGCCCCGCCCGAGCGGCTGGATTTCCTCGCCATCAACCCGCTGGCGCTCAGCGGCCTCTCGCAGAGCGAGGCCGAACGCCTGGAGGTTGGAACCAGCCGGACGGGCGTGCGTCTCGGCGACTGTTTCGCCGTCTCCCTCGACGGCTCCAAAACGCTGACCATCGACGGCGGCCACGAACGTCTGGACCGCGTCGGCGCATCCCTGTCGGAAGGCACGATCCGCGTCGTCGGCGATGTCGGGCAGCGCCTCGGCGCCGGAATGGTCGGTGGCAGCCTGACTGTCATCGGGAACGCAGGTCCCTACGCGGCTTCCGGCGCCACCGGCGGCACGATCACCATCGAGGGCGATGCCGGAGATTACGCGGGCGGCGCGGTCTACGCCGCCAAGGCGGGGCTCGACGGGGCCACGCTGGTCATCCGGGGCAGCGCCGGGGCGCATCTCGGCGACCGGATGCGACGCGGGACCATCGTGGCCGGGCGCGCCGGCGCCTTCGCGGGCTCGCGCATGATTGCCGGCACGCTGGCGGCGCTCGCGGTCGGCGACCATCCGGGTCTCGGCATGCGCCGCGGGACGCTCGTCCTGGGATCGCATGGGCGGATGGCTGCGACCTTCGTGGAGACAGGAACGCACGACCTCGTGTTCCTGCGCCTGCTGGCCACGGCCCTGCGCGGTGTCAGCGCCGAGCACGCCGACCTCCTGGGTAAGCCGCTGCGTCGCTACTCCGGCGACCTCGCGACCATCGCCAAGGGCGAGATCTGGGTCGCGGCCTGA